From Hydra vulgaris chromosome 15, alternate assembly HydraT2T_AEP, one genomic window encodes:
- the LOC136091819 gene encoding transcription elongation factor SPT4-like translates to MSLESVPKELRHLRSCLLCSMVKTLEQFERDGCDNCERYLHLKGDHENTLSCTSANFNGIISMMTPEDSWVAKWQRIDKLRPGCYATSVYGKLPSDIIKDLKSRGIPYRSRDTSSI, encoded by the coding sequence ATGTCTCTGGAAAGTGTGCCTAAAGAACTGCGTCATTTACGCTCGTGTTTGCTATGCTCTATGGTAAAAACATTAGAGCAGTTTGAACGAGATGGTTGTGATAATTGTGAACGATATCTCCATTTAAAAGGAGACCATGAAAACACGCTATCTTGTACTAGTGCTAATTTTAATGGTATTATTTCCATGATGACACCTGAAGATAGTTGGGTGGCTAAATGGCAAAGAATAGATAAGCTTAGACCTGGTTGTTATGCAACTTCTGTTTATGGAAAGCTGCCTTctgatattattaaagatttaaaatcaaGGGGAATCCCTTATAGGTCGCGAGATACATCAAGTATTtga
- the LOC136092189 gene encoding DNA replication complex GINS protein PSF3-like — MTEGLNPRPLSVYYYDLDDIITMQEKVPVQFELPCYRLGFLDPSTSEEHLQQGTKMEVPCWLAFELCTRRRLIASVELPKIFTESFRQIYKADPNVLDLHKLGPYFYNFGLKMLHFQHADSGIVARTILEIFVKRFRQIMDNCQNAAHHNVIKMKEKLDEMEIVLFDNGQRALKDFIEWQIGNVGKLFSSVVISSQRKRKRFDMEE; from the coding sequence ATGACAGAAGGATTGAATCCGCGACCTTTAAGTGTTTACTACTATGATTTGGATGATATCATTACAATGCAAGAAAAAGTTCCTGTTCAATTTGAGCTGCCTTGTTACAGACTTGGATTTTTAGATCCTAGCACATCTGAAGAGCATCTCCAACAAGGGACCAAGATGGAAGTACCTTGTTGGCTTGCATTTGAGCTTTGCACACGCAGGAGACTTATTGCATCAGTTGAATTGCCTAAGATCTTCACTGAGAGTTTCAGACAGATATATAAAGCTGATCCAAATGTTTTGGATTTGCATAAATTGGGGCCTTACTTTTACAATTTTGGCTTAAAAATGCTCCATTTCCAACATGCAGATTCCGGGATAGTAGCTAGAACTATTCTAGAAATTTTTGTGAAGCGATTTCGTCAAATTATGGACAACTGTCAAAATGCAGCTCAtcataatgtaattaaaatgaaagaaaagCTCGACGAAATGgaaattgttttgtttgatAATGGGCAAAGAgccttaaaagattttattgaatgGCAAATTGGTAATGTTGGCAAACTGTTTAGTTCAGTTGTTATATCTTcgcaaagaaaaagaaaaagatttgaTATGGAAGAGTAA